The genomic DNA TGTGGCCGTCTTTTGTACTGCCCAGCCTGTCACTGACCTTGCTGTTGGTGCTAGTCGGTGTCTTTACCCAAGTTGGCCAATACGGCTTAACTAAAGCGATGCAAACCCAACAAGCGGGACAAGCCTCCGCCTACGCCTATATTCAAATCGTGTTCTCGACATTAATTGGGGTATGGATATTTAACGAAGTCCCGTCTATCTGGACTTATACCGGTGGTGGGTTAATTGTCGCTGGCGCATTGTTCAATGCAATGGGGCATCGTCTCTTTAGAAGACGCGCAAGTGTTTAGTCTAGCGCCCGCTTAGAAATCAGATGACCGTGAGAGCGCGCTCTAAATAGACACTCACTCCCTCGGGGTGAATCGCTGCTTGCCTGCCCTGGCAAGCAGCCCAAAGTGTGACTATTCGGTGCGAATATGCCGAATCGCGCCACTGAGCGAGTCAACATTCTCTTTCAAGTTGGAGACAATCGGGCCTAATTGCTCAATCGCCTCATTCATGTCACTCGACAAGTTCTTTATATTCGATAAATTACCAGAAATCTCGTCACTGACAGACAACTGCTCTTCGGTCGCTGAGGCAATCGAGGTATTGAGACGATGTATTTCTATTGCCGACTCTTTGATCGTGCCCAAGGCATCATTCGCCGTGGTCATATTATCTCGTGTGGATGAGATCTTTTCTGCATTAACGCGAATGGTTTGTGTCGACTGCTCGGCTTTACCTTGCAAACCACCGATCATTTCTTCTATTTCGCCAGCCGACTTTTGCGTACGCTGTGCGAGTGACCTGACTTCATCCGCCACCACAGCAAACCCGCGTCCTTGATCACCTGCACGTGCCGCCTCGATAGCCGCATTAAGAGCCAACAAGTTTGTTTGCTCAGCGATGTCTTTAATCACGTCCAAAACATTACCAACATTGGTTGATTCATCAGCCAACTCTTGGATGACTTCCGAAGTTTTCTTGAACTCCGTCTCCAAGCTACCGAACTCTAGCATTGTCTTATCAAATACCTCTTTGCTCGAACCGGTTTCTCGTTCGGTATTACCCGCATACTTTTCCGCCATCGACGTATTTTCCGCAACCGTTGATAATGCAGACGTCATTTCTTCCATCGCGGTCGCAGCCATCTCTAATTCCTGATTTTGCTGGCTCGATACCTTAGCGTTTTTATCCGTGATGTTCACCAAACTATCTGTGATCTGGGAAATCATATGATTAACGTTATTAATTTTTTCAATAGTCGACGAATAACTACTGATTACTTTATTTACCGTGCTACCAATCGTGCCGATTTCATTATTTTTGCTATCATCAACACGCAACGTTAAATCTGAGTTGTCATCCACGTTTTTGAGCGTGGATGCCATTCTATCAATGGGATTAACAACATTACGTTTGGTTATTACATAACCCAGCACAGCGATCACAACCACAACGGCCAACGATATATTGCCAATGAGAACGGTTTTCTTCACGCTTGCCGCCGCCTGATTAAATTGCGCATTGGTTCGTGTTTCCAATGCCACAAAAAAACGTTCGATAGGCTTCATGATCTTAGCTTTTTCTTGGTGATATTGCGGGCTGTGTAGCAAGTCGATCGCCATTTGCCTGTCTGGCTCTCCCTGGACGGTATAATTACCGGCGCTGTCTGGATAAAGCCCTTTGACCGCATTCATGGCTTTCACTTCCATATTCACCAACCCATCAGAATTGCCCTGGGCTGTTTTAAGAAAATCAAACTCTTTCTCCGTAAAGCCAAGCTCTTGCATACGCTGGTTTAACGCGATTGTCTCTCCATCCGGTTTTGGCTTTTGTCCATAATCTAATACTAAATCCCAATAAATGGTGTGATAATCTTCGGGGCGAGGTTTCTCTCCGTTACGAATAGCGAGGATATCCATGTACATCTTTTCGTACTTTTCATCTCCCGTCACCACATAGGTTCTACCCAAGCGAGTTAAGTCATCAGAGCTTTGCCTCAATTCATCGGCAGCTTGATACGATTCATATCGCACCTGAGCCATTTCATCGACTTTATTCATCAGGCCGTTGAGTTGAATAATAGTTATAAAACTAATGACAATCCCAGCCCCAATAATAAAGAACACTAACTTCATGGTGTTATTGATGTTCATATCCAACCCCTGCTACTCAACAACAGACAACATCGACCCAAATGCCGCTACCGTTTGATCGTAGAATAGATTCTCGCCATCAATTTAAAAAAGCTGGACAGGAAAAGTCTCGATATCAATTAGTTTTTGATTATTCAATAGAAATAAACGCAACGATTAATGTAAGGCCATAAAGTTAAGTGACTCAGAAATACATTAAACTAGTCATTTCAATGAAAAAGACAGACAGCATCGCCAATGGCACCACCGACGTTAAAGTTCACGTAGGTCAGACAAGCGCCAGTGCAATGTCAGCCATCTATTAGCCAAGCGGACTGCGCGCCCCGTTGGCTATGCGCCCATATTCAACATAGTACTGGGGCTTGTGTCATCGTCGCTGCCTATGCGGCAGTGAACAATCGCTGGGCACGCAGTGGGAGTGCTTTTGTTTCTAAGCTGCCTGTGCGTAGGTCGGACAAGCGCCAACTCGATCGTACAAGCTTGGGGTGATTTGCGTCGCGCGTCTCCGACATCGAGGCCAACGATTAACCTCGATCGTGACAGGCGCCCGTTGATAGTTTTTATATATCCAACACCGTGCTGGGGCTTGTGTCATCGTCGCTGCCTATGCGGCAGTGAACGTTGATGGGACAAAACAGGCGGCCGCTGTCAGTTTCTAAGCTGCCTATGCGGCAGTGAACAAAAACGCTTGGCCAACTTTGTTGCGCCAAAATTTCTAAGCTGCCTATGCGGCAGTGAACCCCCGAGGCCAGCGCCGCCGCCGTGCAGTTGCTTTCTAAGCTGCCTATGCGGCAGTGAACAATAGAATAACGTAATAATCGTCAGTAACAACAGGCCGTTAGGATAAAAATCATCTTTTACCCTTGTTAAAGATGGCCTTTTGTAACTAACTGTATTTCTTGTTTATTTTTAAGTGGCTAAAAAAGAAGGGTAAGAAGGTGCCGATTAGCTCTCCGTTAGATTGGCTCACGAATCGATGGTAAAGTCCTCGTGCAGGGCTTTCCAATGATTACGTAGCATCGCTTTGTGCTCCGTTAACATCGGTAATTGCGCAAGTTGATTTGGCCAGATATCTCGTGCCAGGTTGATCGTATCCAACAGATGCGGTTTGATCATTTGCCACGGCACACCCACATCTTGCGACCAGCGTTCAAAATGGCTCAAACTAATATCATACCAACGCTTACTTTTCGCCATTTTCAACGCAATGTTGTCATATTCAATATAGGGCTGCGTAAAGACCACATCATAAAGCGGTGATAATCGCGGCAACATACGGTCGGGGTAACAGATCGTCCAGTTTTTTAAGTGCGCATCGCCATTCCCGAGCAAGATATTAATCAGCAGCCTGCGTGCCATTTGCTGTATGTCTTCTCGTCCATTAGCACTCTCACGATATAACACTTTTCCCAACTGCTCATAATTCACTTTTTGATATTTATCTGAAGGATATAAGCCAAACACCTGAGCAAAATCCTCCGCATGTATTCGGCCATCCGACCCGCGATCAAAGCGTTGTATGCCATACGCAAAGGGCTCGTTTGGTAGCTGAATATTGGGTAAGCCCTCTAACTCAGCCACGTTGATCAAACGTATTTCAGGAACCACGGCGCCGGCCTGCGCAGCGAGCGTCATACAAGTGAATTCGTTGAGAGGCACGCCTTTATGCACGGTTGAGGGTGTTTTTATGATCCATGAGTCTTCATTGGCGTCGTGATCAATATGGTATCGACCATCACGGTGCGATGAAGAAAATTTCATCTGTACGCCGGCTAATGAAAACTTGTTATCAGCATGCTTAACATCAATCTGCTGCGGTGCGGTTGAGAGTCTTTGCGCCAATGCCTAACGCGGTAACTCACCCGCTTTAATCGGCGTTGCAACAATGGCTCCGGGCAGGTTTTTCCCCATATATGCGAGTATCGCGAACTCATTGTTTGTATGACACTGTAACGCCTGTGAGACGACGTCTCTCAATGCGCCTTCTGGGAGCAAATTGGAGAGCACTGGCGGCAGTTTATCCGTGCGAATTTGTGGTGTGTGTAAGTATTGCGGATCGCGACGTTGCCTTAACGAAAAGGTCAAACGCTCATGCTGAGAGGTGGTGATAAACGCCGGATTGAACGTGAGAATATTCTTCCCGCCCGCGTAGTGAGTAACAACGGCTACATCAACGCCATGCAGTTGAATGTTCAGCCCCTCAACGCCTTCACTGGTTTTGGTCATCGCTATGTTCCGTCCCTAACCAAAAGTCGAGATCGTCGTTATCATCATCTTTATAACGATCGAGGTTTACCGACTC from Salinivibrio kushneri includes the following:
- a CDS encoding type II toxin-antitoxin system HipA family toxin; the protein is MKFSSSHRDGRYHIDHDANEDSWIIKTPSTVHKGVPLNEFTCMTLAAQAGAVVPEIRLINVAELEGLPNIQLPNEPFAYGIQRFDRGSDGRIHAEDFAQVFGLYPSDKYQKVNYEQLGKVLYRESANGREDIQQMARRLLINILLGNGDAHLKNWTICYPDRMLPRLSPLYDVVFTQPYIEYDNIALKMAKSKRWYDISLSHFERWSQDVGVPWQMIKPHLLDTINLARDIWPNQLAQLPMLTEHKAMLRNHWKALHEDFTIDS
- a CDS encoding HipA N-terminal domain-containing protein is translated as MTKTSEGVEGLNIQLHGVDVAVVTHYAGGKNILTFNPAFITTSQHERLTFSLRQRRDPQYLHTPQIRTDKLPPVLSNLLPEGALRDVVSQALQCHTNNEFAILAYMGKNLPGAIVATPIKAGELPR
- a CDS encoding methyl-accepting chemotaxis protein; translated protein: MNINNTMKLVFFIIGAGIVISFITIIQLNGLMNKVDEMAQVRYESYQAADELRQSSDDLTRLGRTYVVTGDEKYEKMYMDILAIRNGEKPRPEDYHTIYWDLVLDYGQKPKPDGETIALNQRMQELGFTEKEFDFLKTAQGNSDGLVNMEVKAMNAVKGLYPDSAGNYTVQGEPDRQMAIDLLHSPQYHQEKAKIMKPIERFFVALETRTNAQFNQAAASVKKTVLIGNISLAVVVVIAVLGYVITKRNVVNPIDRMASTLKNVDDNSDLTLRVDDSKNNEIGTIGSTVNKVISSYSSTIEKINNVNHMISQITDSLVNITDKNAKVSSQQNQELEMAATAMEEMTSALSTVAENTSMAEKYAGNTERETGSSKEVFDKTMLEFGSLETEFKKTSEVIQELADESTNVGNVLDVIKDIAEQTNLLALNAAIEAARAGDQGRGFAVVADEVRSLAQRTQKSAGEIEEMIGGLQGKAEQSTQTIRVNAEKISSTRDNMTTANDALGTIKESAIEIHRLNTSIASATEEQLSVSDEISGNLSNIKNLSSDMNEAIEQLGPIVSNLKENVDSLSGAIRHIRTE